In Mobula hypostoma chromosome 11, sMobHyp1.1, whole genome shotgun sequence, the following are encoded in one genomic region:
- the bdnf gene encoding brain-derived neurotrophic factor isoform X2 yields MSHQVRGVMNILFLTMVISYFGCLKAAPMKEAGGRDHVASLYSGTLDGLGGGGRGADVSPRGLGVLANTVEHVLEELLEEEPETQPNDGGGGGGGGKDVDLYSSRVMLSGQVPLEPPLLFLMEEYRNYLEAANMSARVRRHSDPGRRGELSVCDSISQWVTADKKKTAVDMSGQTVSVLEKILVQNGQLKQYFYETKCNPKGFTNEGCRGIDKKHWNSQCRTSQSYVRALTMDSRKKIGWRFIRIDTSCVCTLTFKRGR; encoded by the coding sequence tccCACCAAGTGAGGGGAGTGATGAACATCCTGTTCCTTACTATGGTTATCTCATACTTCGGTTGCCTGAAAGCTGCCCCAATGAAAGAAGCTGGAGGCCGAGATCATGTCGCCTCGCTCTATTCCGGGACACTGGACGGTCTGGGTGGCGGAGGAAGGGGAGCGGACGTCTCTCCCCGTGGACTAGGAGTTTTGGCCAACACGGTAGAAcatgtgctggaagaactcttgGAGGAGGAGCCCGAGACCCAGCCGAACGACggcgggggaggaggaggaggaggcaaaGACGTGGATTTGTACTCGTCCCGGGTGATGCTGAGCGGCCAAGTGCCTTTGGAGCCCCCTTTGCTCTTTCTGATGGAGGAGTACAGGAACTACTTGGAGGCGGCCAATATGTCAGCGAGGGTTAGACGCCACTCGGACCCGGGCAGACGGGGCGAGCTCAGCGTCTGTGACAGTATTAGTCAGTGGGTGACGGCCGACAAGAAAAAGACAGCCGTAGACATGTCGGGCCAGACGGTCAGCGTCCTAGAGAAGATCCTCGTCCAGAACGGCCAACTCAAGCAGTACTTTTACGAGACCAAATGCAACCCCAAAGGTTTCACCAATGAAGGCTGCAGAGGGATAGACAAGAAGCATTGGAACTCACAGTGCAGAACCAGCCAATCTTACGTGCGAGCCCTCACCATGGATAGTAGGAAGAAAATTGGgtggagatttataaggatagaCACGTCGTGTGTATGTACATTAACCTTTAAGAGGGGAAGATAG
- the bdnf gene encoding brain-derived neurotrophic factor isoform X1 encodes MSRYKGVLFVKWPEHIVYRNTHKSHQVRGVMNILFLTMVISYFGCLKAAPMKEAGGRDHVASLYSGTLDGLGGGGRGADVSPRGLGVLANTVEHVLEELLEEEPETQPNDGGGGGGGGKDVDLYSSRVMLSGQVPLEPPLLFLMEEYRNYLEAANMSARVRRHSDPGRRGELSVCDSISQWVTADKKKTAVDMSGQTVSVLEKILVQNGQLKQYFYETKCNPKGFTNEGCRGIDKKHWNSQCRTSQSYVRALTMDSRKKIGWRFIRIDTSCVCTLTFKRGR; translated from the coding sequence tccCACCAAGTGAGGGGAGTGATGAACATCCTGTTCCTTACTATGGTTATCTCATACTTCGGTTGCCTGAAAGCTGCCCCAATGAAAGAAGCTGGAGGCCGAGATCATGTCGCCTCGCTCTATTCCGGGACACTGGACGGTCTGGGTGGCGGAGGAAGGGGAGCGGACGTCTCTCCCCGTGGACTAGGAGTTTTGGCCAACACGGTAGAAcatgtgctggaagaactcttgGAGGAGGAGCCCGAGACCCAGCCGAACGACggcgggggaggaggaggaggaggcaaaGACGTGGATTTGTACTCGTCCCGGGTGATGCTGAGCGGCCAAGTGCCTTTGGAGCCCCCTTTGCTCTTTCTGATGGAGGAGTACAGGAACTACTTGGAGGCGGCCAATATGTCAGCGAGGGTTAGACGCCACTCGGACCCGGGCAGACGGGGCGAGCTCAGCGTCTGTGACAGTATTAGTCAGTGGGTGACGGCCGACAAGAAAAAGACAGCCGTAGACATGTCGGGCCAGACGGTCAGCGTCCTAGAGAAGATCCTCGTCCAGAACGGCCAACTCAAGCAGTACTTTTACGAGACCAAATGCAACCCCAAAGGTTTCACCAATGAAGGCTGCAGAGGGATAGACAAGAAGCATTGGAACTCACAGTGCAGAACCAGCCAATCTTACGTGCGAGCCCTCACCATGGATAGTAGGAAGAAAATTGGgtggagatttataaggatagaCACGTCGTGTGTATGTACATTAACCTTTAAGAGGGGAAGATAG
- the bdnf gene encoding brain-derived neurotrophic factor isoform X3 encodes MNILFLTMVISYFGCLKAAPMKEAGGRDHVASLYSGTLDGLGGGGRGADVSPRGLGVLANTVEHVLEELLEEEPETQPNDGGGGGGGGKDVDLYSSRVMLSGQVPLEPPLLFLMEEYRNYLEAANMSARVRRHSDPGRRGELSVCDSISQWVTADKKKTAVDMSGQTVSVLEKILVQNGQLKQYFYETKCNPKGFTNEGCRGIDKKHWNSQCRTSQSYVRALTMDSRKKIGWRFIRIDTSCVCTLTFKRGR; translated from the coding sequence ATGAACATCCTGTTCCTTACTATGGTTATCTCATACTTCGGTTGCCTGAAAGCTGCCCCAATGAAAGAAGCTGGAGGCCGAGATCATGTCGCCTCGCTCTATTCCGGGACACTGGACGGTCTGGGTGGCGGAGGAAGGGGAGCGGACGTCTCTCCCCGTGGACTAGGAGTTTTGGCCAACACGGTAGAAcatgtgctggaagaactcttgGAGGAGGAGCCCGAGACCCAGCCGAACGACggcgggggaggaggaggaggaggcaaaGACGTGGATTTGTACTCGTCCCGGGTGATGCTGAGCGGCCAAGTGCCTTTGGAGCCCCCTTTGCTCTTTCTGATGGAGGAGTACAGGAACTACTTGGAGGCGGCCAATATGTCAGCGAGGGTTAGACGCCACTCGGACCCGGGCAGACGGGGCGAGCTCAGCGTCTGTGACAGTATTAGTCAGTGGGTGACGGCCGACAAGAAAAAGACAGCCGTAGACATGTCGGGCCAGACGGTCAGCGTCCTAGAGAAGATCCTCGTCCAGAACGGCCAACTCAAGCAGTACTTTTACGAGACCAAATGCAACCCCAAAGGTTTCACCAATGAAGGCTGCAGAGGGATAGACAAGAAGCATTGGAACTCACAGTGCAGAACCAGCCAATCTTACGTGCGAGCCCTCACCATGGATAGTAGGAAGAAAATTGGgtggagatttataaggatagaCACGTCGTGTGTATGTACATTAACCTTTAAGAGGGGAAGATAG